In Oryza brachyantha chromosome 2, ObraRS2, whole genome shotgun sequence, a single window of DNA contains:
- the LOC102700019 gene encoding pentatricopeptide repeat-containing protein At1g09900-like has protein sequence MTLVVPVVATVLPAGVALVFELAAEVGGVLLIEAPLLIPELLALPIQSANLIVDAALNRKPPRPPPPPSPPPPPPRPPPPSSPPPPRPPPRRSPHSVTIARTTILPTVRLLLRGRMVSSASTASLLLPLPSCSSSEESDDGKPLPPLTAQEASSPPPSQLKRRRRLERDYNVAMKALALSGDVDEVLAVFAELRRSLADAGDGGAAPNVLCYNTLVNALAEAGRTEEALRALDEMLASGVAPNASSHNILIKMHARRSEFDLAWELIHKSEMEPDAATYSTLIAGLCRVGKVAEAWGVLDWMLEKNCLPMVHTYTPIVQAYCREGRIEEAKLLMVEMERLGCLPNVVTYNVLIRALCDSGRFDEVEQILVDSRTKDWNPSTVTYNIYMNGLCKKGKTKEALEQLDVMLGEGMDPTAYTLSILLNCLCHDSRLLDAIYLLERSTELKWHAGVVAYNTVMSRLCEMGKWMSILKLLTDMIKKGIEPNTRTFNILIHSLCVVGKFSLAKSLIQSEGFAADVVTYNTLLHWSYHCGKLTGANRLISAMEEKNIALDEVTYTIIIDGLCREGKFDAATGYFLKSLKIGLSMDVLTVLLNRLACADRIWEIHRIFDEKDFIPDHLVFNLTIRTLCRASYCHYRDFYKLNLILDKMLERK, from the coding sequence TCTGAATCGCAAACCACcacggcctccgccgccgccatctccaccaccgccaccaccacggcctccgccgccctcatctccgccaccaccaaggcctccgccgcggcggtccCCCCATTCGGTGACCATCGCGCGCACAACTATCCTTCCCACCGTTCGGCTCCTACTGCGCGGGCGCATGGTTTCCTCGGCCTCCACGGcgtctctcctcctccccctcccctcctgctcctcctccgagGAATCCGACGACGGAAAGCCCCTCCCGCCTCTGACTGCGCAGGAAGCGAGCTCCCCGCCTCCGTCGCAGctgaagcggcggcggcggctggagcGCGACTACAACGTGGCCATGAAAGCACTGGCGCTCTCGGGCGACGTGGACGAGGTGCTCGCCGTCTTCGCTGAGCTCAGGCGGTCCCTTGCCGACGCTGGtgatggcggcgcggcgccgaacGTGCTCTGCTATAACACGTTAGTCAACGCGCTCGCGGAGGCCGGGCGCACGGAAGAGGCCCTCAGGGCGCTCGACGAAATGCTCGCGTCGGGTGTAGCGCCCAACGCGTCATCACACAACATCCTGATCAAGATGCACGCAAGACGGTCGGAGTTCGACCTTGCTTGGGAGCTTATCCACAAGAGTGAGATGGAGCCGGACGCTGCTACGTACTCGACGCTCATAGCGGGCCTGTGCCGGGTAGGTAAGGTTGCTGAGGCGTGGGGTGTGCTTGACTGGATGCTGGAGAAGAACTGCCTCCCGATGGTGCACACTTACACGCCCATAGTACAAGCATATTGCCGCGAGGGCCGCATCGAGGAGGCCAAGCTGCTGATGGTCGAGATGGAACGTCTTGGCTGCCTTCCTAATGTCGTCACATACAATGTTCTGATCAGGGCCTTGTGTGATAGTGGCAGATTTGATGAAGTTGAGCAGATTTTAGTTGACAGTAGAACCAAAGATTGGAATCCCAGTACGGTCACGTACaacatttatatgaatggccTCTGCAAGAAAGGTAAGACTAAGGAAGCACTTGAGCAGTTGGATGTTATGTTAGGTGAAGGAATGGATCCCACAGCTTATACTTTGAGTATTCTTCTGAATTGCCTTTGCCATGACTCCAGACTTTTGGATGCCATATACTTGCTAGAGAGGAGCACAGAGTTGAAATGGCATGCTGGTGTCGTAGCATACAACACTGTAATGAGCAGGTTGTGTGAGATGGGAAAATGGATGAGTATTCTGAAGCTCTTGACAGATATGATCAAGAAAGGTATTGAGCCAAACACAAGGACATTCAACATTTTGATTCATAGTCTTTGCGTTGTGGGGAAGTTCTCCTTAGCCAAGAGCTTGATCCAGAGTGAAGGATTTGCCGCAGATGTCGTGACGTACAATACACTTCTTCATTGGTCTTACCACTGTGGAAAGTTAACTGGAGCGAATCGCTTAATTTCAGCAATGGAAGAAAAGAATATTGCTCTAGATGAAGTAACCTATACTATAATAATTGATGGATTATGCAGAGAAGGAAAATTTGATGCAGCTACTGGTTATTTTCTTAAGTCACTTAAAATTGGACTATCAATGGATGTTCTTACTGTCCTGCTCAACAGGCTTGCTTGTGCTGATAGAATATGGGAGATCCATCGCATATTCGATGAAAAAGATTTCATCCCAGACCATCTTGTTTTTAACCTTACAATTAGAACATTATGTAGGGCTAGTTACTGCCACTATCgagatttttataaattaaacctTATTCTGGATAAGATGTTGGAAAGGAAGTAA